Within Deltaproteobacteria bacterium, the genomic segment ATCTACAGCCTAGATCTAGAGGCCGTTGATTGTTTCTCCTGCGGGAAAGGGCGCTTCGAGGGTTTGGATCGCCAGGAAGTCGAGATCAGGGTCGAGTCCTTCATCCGGAACATCTACAAGGAGGAGAACGAAGATGTTTGAAGAGAAGATGGTTATTCCGTTCCCCGACTGCCCACACAGGCAAACCAAAGCATGGGTGTTGCCCAGCCGACTGGGGGTCTACGCGGGGCTAGACTACGATACGGGAGCCCAGAAGAGGCATTATGCCCTCTTCGTGGACACGGAGGGCGCGGGACCTCTGGGAGCCGGGGGGAAGCTTTCCGGGCCCCGGGAAGAGGTGCTGGCCCTCGTTGCGAGGGTGGACCGACTGTTCGACTGGCGGCAGGACCGCTTTGATCTGGTCAAGACCCTGACTGCCGGAGGGTGGAAGAAACCCTGGAGGAGCGAGGACGTTCTCTCTGTGGACCAGTTCGACCTTTGGGTTCGGTGCAAGGAGCGTGAACTGGGCCTCGACTCTCCACCACGGAAAGAGGACAAGCCAAAGCGGGAAAGGGTCTTCCCGGGCGGGGCCACGGAGAAGACCTTCACCCTGCGGGATGGATCCCGTGCTACCCTTCCCGCATGGGAACACCGAGGGATCCTGTTACACCACCCGCCCAGCTTCCCTGAAGCCATGAAAGAATGGAACCTGTCCCATGCGGAGTCCGGACTCGCCTTCGGCTTCTTCCGGGGTTCCGGGGATGCGTTGAAGGGCCTCCTGGGTCGTCTGGCAGATCTGGTGGACTGCACCGGGTCGCCAAAGGAAACGGTCGCCAGCATTCAAGCGGTAGGTTGGCCCCGTCGCTTCTCCTCTTTCTGTTCCGAGGAAGGGCGGGCCTCGTCGGCCGACCTGCGGACCTGGATCAAGAGGGGGGAAGAGAAGAAGAAGGAGGCTCGTGTTGAAGTCCGCCGATAAGATTCGGCTGGAGATACTGGCCGAACGCCTCGGGCTTTCACGGGAAGAGGTGAAAGCCCGGGGGGTTCGGCTTCTCTACTCCCTTCTGGAGAGGGGCTTGCTACGGGAAACCACAGGCATCCCGATCCAGGGTGGAAGAAAGATTGTGGAGGTCGAACTTGAGATTCGCCCATGACCGACTCGCCCGGGTTTTAGAGGTGTTCCCGGAGACGGAGGAGGACCGGAAGCGGCTAGCTAAGATTGTGGGGCCGGTGCGCTACAACCGGCACAGCAAAGCCCTAATCGTTCCCGAGTTTGCGGCCTACTCGCTGGAACGTCTTCCCGAGGCGAAACCGATCCTGGATTCGTTGCAGACTGAGCCCGTCGCCGAAGACCCGTTGGCCCTTCTGGATTGTCCCTTCGTGGATCGTCTCTATCCGTTCCAGAGGAAAGCCGCCCACCGAATGATCGACCCGGGGGGGTTCGGGCTTTGGTTGGACTGCGGGACAGGGAAGAGCCCGACCATCATGGCCGCATATACGGCTCTAAAGGCGGCTGGGCGAGTCCGGGGGATGATTGTCCTAGGTCCGAACGTTGCCTCGCAAATATGGACCGGAGAGGGCTCCCTGCTGCACGAATGGACCGGCGAGAAAGGCTGGGAGATCAAGACTGGGGATCGGAGGTATCCCCCATCCGAGGGGGTGATCTTCTGCAGCCATTCGAAGACTTTCCGCAAGCCCTATCAAACCTGGGTCGAGGAGAGAATCCGATCCGGCCTTTGGATCCTGTGCATAGACGAGGCCCAAATGATCGCCGGAGAAATGTCTCGCCGGTTCGAGGTCATTCGGGTTTGGGCCCAGTTCGCCCCGTGGAGGTGGCTTGCGTCGGGTACCCCTGTCTCGAACTACCCTGATTCGTTCCGGGGGCTCTACTCCATCATGACTCGGGCGAACTTCGACCCCCATGCCTTCCAGAGATGGTTCAAGCCATCGGCTGCCGGCGGATATGTCGAGAAGCGGCTCCAGGATTTTGGGAGGATTCTACGGCGCGACTCTCTACGGGTTACAAAGTCCGAGGCTGCCCCTTGGCTCCCTCCTCGGACCAACCAAGTTCTTACCGTGGCCCTGAAAGGACGCCAGAAAGACCTGTACGCCGAGTTCGTCCAACAAGGGCGAGTCATGCTCCAGTCGGCCGAAAAGGAATGGTCCCTGAAGGCACGAGGTGCCTTCTCGGAACTCTCCAGGCTGACCGGTCTGGCGACCCACCCGGGCATGTTGGGGGATAACTGCCCGGACGCCGATATTGCCAAACTGGAAACCGTCCGGGACCTGCTGAAGACTACGGGAAACCAGAAGGTTGTGATCTGGTCCTGGCATCCCTGGGTCCTGGACTGGATCCGGGAAATGCTGGAAGTGGGGTGTGTCGTCTACCACGGCAAGATCCGGGAGCAGGAGAAAAAGGAGGCGGTGCGCCGATTCAATACCGATCCTGCCGTGAAGGTCTTCCTGGGAAACCCTTCGGCTGCCGGAACGGCCCTCTCCTTGGGGGCCGGAACCGTGGCCGTCTACTGGGATATGGGCTGGAGGTGGGTGGACTACTTCCAAGCCGGGGAGAGAATCGACAGGATCACCAGGACCATGCCGATCACGCAGTATGTCCTCCTCGGGAAGGGCACCATCGAGGAATACATGTGGGAAAAGGTGTGTCTGAAAATCGACCTCCAGGCCCTCATGTTCGGAACTACCCCGCAAGAGTTTTCAACCATGCACTGGACGCCGAAGGAGGCATGGCGGGTTCTGAACCTCTGGAAAGGTTAGTTTATCTGGCAGAAATGGCGTATTCTTTGCGGGGATCGATCCCAGGATCGGTCCTCGTTGGTTTCCAGCCCCCTCCGGGAGGTTGGACTCGGTGTTTCCGTATAAAAACCCAAATCGAATTTCTTTCCCTACGGCCGCAGGGGATTGCGGCTGAATAATTTACGCAGGTTGACATGCGGATCTTTACACACTTTTCGAAAAAGGGTGCATATGCAACCCAGAAAAAGCCCATAACCACGGGGTTTTTCTTGATAGGTGCAGATGCACGCAAACGCAGAATGATCTTGTCTTGGAGAGAAGAGAGTGTACCACTCTCTCTCCAAAAAAAGATTATCTAGCCTCCGGGTTTTATTTCTGAACACGAAACACCGACCCAAAAATCATTCTTTACTTCCGGCGAGTAAACTGCTAGGGTGGGGGCATGGATACCAACCTCGAACCAACCCCCGCCCCCCTCCGGGTGGGACGCCCCCCTCTGTATCCCGGAGGTAAAGGATGCAGAATGACCATCGTTCTTCCAGAGACCCTGGTCGGGTCTCTGGATGCCTACATGCTGACCTCCTCGGTGAAGTCCAAGTCCGTGGTGATCGAACAGGCCCTTCAGCAATATCTGGGGGGTTCCACTTCCGAGGCGGAGGTTCAACTCCGCATCCGGGCCGAGACGGCCGAAGACGGTGCTCGAGGCTGGAGGGAGCACGCCCGCCGGCTGGAGGCCAAGATCGAACGCTGGCGGTTGGAGGGTCGGGTGCCGAAGCTGGGTCGTCCTCGACTGGGGGCCCCTTCCTCGACCCCGCCCCCGGAAGAGCCCCTGGAAGACCCGCT encodes:
- a CDS encoding DEAD/DEAH box helicase — translated: MRFAHDRLARVLEVFPETEEDRKRLAKIVGPVRYNRHSKALIVPEFAAYSLERLPEAKPILDSLQTEPVAEDPLALLDCPFVDRLYPFQRKAAHRMIDPGGFGLWLDCGTGKSPTIMAAYTALKAAGRVRGMIVLGPNVASQIWTGEGSLLHEWTGEKGWEIKTGDRRYPPSEGVIFCSHSKTFRKPYQTWVEERIRSGLWILCIDEAQMIAGEMSRRFEVIRVWAQFAPWRWLASGTPVSNYPDSFRGLYSIMTRANFDPHAFQRWFKPSAAGGYVEKRLQDFGRILRRDSLRVTKSEAAPWLPPRTNQVLTVALKGRQKDLYAEFVQQGRVMLQSAEKEWSLKARGAFSELSRLTGLATHPGMLGDNCPDADIAKLETVRDLLKTTGNQKVVIWSWHPWVLDWIREMLEVGCVVYHGKIREQEKKEAVRRFNTDPAVKVFLGNPSAAGTALSLGAGTVAVYWDMGWRWVDYFQAGERIDRITRTMPITQYVLLGKGTIEEYMWEKVCLKIDLQALMFGTTPQEFSTMHWTPKEAWRVLNLWKG